From the Pseudorasbora parva isolate DD20220531a chromosome 2, ASM2467924v1, whole genome shotgun sequence genome, the window TTCTAGATTTCTGTTTAAAAAgactttatattaaatattcctAAATGTATCTGACCAATTATGTCCATGTAACTCACataattgttgttgttgttttttattcagATCGCACTGTGAATGAGAAGGGGTTAAAGCACTTTAAACAAGTGCTTTGTGTAAATTTGCGAAATTGTAATAATGGCTTTAATCTTAAAACTATATACACGTGAACCATCTTTTTACtatctatatttatttaaagatcTCATGttgaaaacataaaaaacacattacaaaGTTAAGCCCCTAAACTTTGCTTCAGAGTGcattaaaaaagattttttaaaaagcaaattGATTTGACATGATTTTCTAGGCCTACTTTTTATCACGTAAAAAAACTCTTCACAATTCAACTCTTTAAACAGCAtatcaaaaaaagtttaacaagCATTTTCACTTAAAGACATTCTTGcagcaaaaataaaattatttagacAATAAATGATTTAACTATTTATACCTAAAATGTGCCAGATTGTTTCATATTTATGCGAATACTATAATTCCGAATCAAAATAGGCCAAGAGaatgtctttaaaaaataagttgtgATTGCAGAACTCTACCTCGTTAAAACAAGTAGACGTAGACTAAATATTTGACAGAaacaaatatgaaatatgacatGGACGAGGATGTGTCGTGGTTTATAGAAGACGTTTATTATAGATTAGTGAGTTGTCTTATTTAAACTCTTAACGTCCCTTTGGCGCAATATAGTGTCAGGTAGCCTATATTTAGCCTGTCGGTACAAGCGTAAGCATGCGCACTTTAATAGAGGTTCTTCATTGTGCATGTAGCCTAGGCCTACATATAATCTGCGATAACATTCAGAACACACGCGCccttttgaatatatttttggtttaaagtttaaaataatttgGAAACATCTAGGCTAACGGGTCAACCGAAATTGATAGTAAAAAATACCATTTATGGTTCGCGTTCCAGAGACATGGAGGATTCTTCGAAAAGGACAATTTCTCCtataaataatgcattaatGTAGCTGGGTAGCGTTACACGACAACGAATAGCCTACATTCTCTAACTGACAGTGTCAGTTGGAAAGATTACAGAATTTTGAGACTTCTTGGTGTTTTAGGATCTGCGACATCATTAACCTAACGGATGGACTTATACTCACCTTAAATAATTAGAAATGACTTCAAAGAGCTCTTGTCTGCCAGTTTAACAAGATCTAACTTATCTCCCATATTTGACAGCAAATTTTACTGGCCCTGATAGCTATTTCTTTCTCATCCACCAGAGTTAGCCTGCATCACCAGAGCATTTGTCAGCACTGGTCTTCAGCTTAAGTCGGTGAAACACGTGCCATATAGCATTCATCACCTGCCCTCAAATCATAGGtgacacaaacacacctacacaaTACACAGTATCTTGGCAACAGAGTGCAGAAatatacatgcatacacaccagaagagagagacacacagtgACGCCAGCTAGTCTGGCCTAAGACAAGAAGTATTGTTATTAACCTCTTTTCCCCCAGTGTGAATGAAAACCAAAGTGAGGGTATATCTTAGTGTTATGACTTCAGGGGCTTTCTTTGTTCCCCTCTATGTACACATAATTACAGACTGGGATGAAGTAGCCTAcacttctctttctttctcatcTCATGCTGTATCCTCTCTTTCTCTTATTGAATCACGGTCAAACTTTTATATCTCCCTCTCACTCCTTTCTTGGACTCAAATACCATTGTTgactatatatttattacaaCATAGTAAAAGGAGAGTttaatctaatatatatatatatatatatatatatatatatatatatatatatatatatatatatatatatatatatatatatatataatgtaatacagtatacagtatattgttttttttttcctcccatATGTCTCCTCGAGTTGGCTATTAAAGGTCAGGTTTCAGCGGTGTAATACTGTCTGGATCGGCAGGCATCGAGGCTGGGCGTGTCGTGACGGTTAGATGTACCTGTTGAGGAATGTTGTTGGCACAGGATAAAAGCATCTATAATTTGTATAATTCTCTCCTCACGTCACTATTTTGGTTTAATAGCACGTGCCCTTCAACCAAAACATGTAAAAACACTGTGCATCAATAGCGGCTCTTTTCAACTCTCTTCCCCTTAACCACGATAAAATGCGTTTCAACGGAAATCAAACGTGGCGGATTAATTAGCCGTGGGATGCTCCAATCATGCACTTTGTCTTGTCTATCAGACTTCCTCATCAAATAGCCTAATCATTTGTTACAAAACTGTTAAGCTGTTTTGCTATAATAACAGAATCGGATTGTAATTTCGCTTTAACGAAAAACGAAAATATAGCTAAACTATCTAACCATCATGGTGAAAATATTCTAGGCTATTTTAAAAGAGTGTATATAGGCTTAGTTGTAATTTTATTcgtattatatttgtataaacTATATAATGTGAGTCTTTAGATGTTGATCTTAGATGTCAAATGTTGAATTAGGTCTATAATTTGCAGaaaatagaaatataaaaatagtaatgttaaaattaggctattcaagttaaaaaaaagcatGCTATAGGTCTTTAGAtacgttttttttattgtggTAGCCTACCTACTTCTTATTTTTGTACAACATAATGTTGCATAATAGCCTATTGCATTTTATGTTATTATAATAGGCTATAATTGAGgttattattaggctatagcCTAATGATTGCATTATTTTAGTGTGTTTAACCTTaatggtgttttgtttttttctttgttagAGGCAGTGATAGATTAGTAGGCTATTTGTAAGCATATTTCTATCCATACTAGTGTTATTTGCGgtgaaaacagcttttattatCAGTTTGGAAGCTATATGCTATTACAGCTAGGCTATGCTATTTTAAATCCTATATCCTATGAATGTAGTCCCAAAATGATAGGCTACGTCATTCCTTTTCTTTAATAACGATACATTTATGGCAACCGCCGGTGCCAGGTATTACCATACATTTAGGTTGACATTTTGACCGCAGGCTATATAGCCTAACTATAACAATTGACCTGATTATTTATTTGTCAGCCTTAAATAATCTTTATCGACATATTTTTTAGACGAGATTCCAATAGCCTactctgtttttatttatttcacactAAACATAATTAGCCTATTAGTCCAAAGAAGCAGAGGTTtgatttttacatattttaaaacatttctgcAAATGTGGGAATTGCGATGTTCCCTATAGATATTACACTGCTGACGTCACTGGCTCAAAAGAAATGACGCGGACGGCGCGTGCAGCCAATAAGAGAGCGCGTTCTCACTGCTGGAATTAACTCCAGTATGTGATGGGACAAGTGAGATGAACTTCACAGACTTCATACACTGCCAAAACGAAAGCAAACTcatgcgcctcgcgttttcacGGACATGGATCTCTCTAATGGACCTCATTAAGGGATGGAAATCACATGACTCTTCTAAATAGATGCTTTTTATCATGCACCGGTCTAATGGACATAACTCTAAAAAATGACTATGACTTCACTGTCTGAAAGTTTGGTGACTTCAGATCCCTCAAAATCGGCATTTCTGGAGTTCAGTCACGGTTACCAGTCTCACCAGCAGCATTCACCCGGTGTGTCTCACGCGCACTATCCGGTGCACGGTTTGCATCAAGGCGCACATTCGCAATACGATGCGGCCTTCTCTTCTGGCGCTGCTTCGTACGGCCGTCCGCTCTCTTACCACTATCCCAGCGCCCATCACCACCCCGGAGCTTACCTACCCTATCAACACAACAGCGCAGTCGGACATTCAAGAGTGGAGGATGCAGGTAAAGGGCGCTTTTCTTCACCCACCGATTTAGAAAAGAGTTAATAAATTACGTTCTGCTATTGGCTTTAAGAAAACAAATCATTACTAAATAACTGATTAATAATAACCCTGATTCCTGAAGCTAGCAACGCACCATTTGGGCTTTTGCTCTTTAAATTCTAATCAATAACGTGTTAAATCTTTTAAATGCTCATCATCATTCATTTGCAACGACCCATTGAATTAAACAATCTTGGAGAAATAGCAGGCTTGCTTATAGATCAGTAAAGACAGAAGAGAGAAACTACGATACATGGACTGATTTAacgatttttgttttgttttacccAACTCTTCTTATAATAGTAAACTTTACTAGCTGCTTTATTTCCGTTAATATAGGCTATTTGTAATGATCTCAATTAACAAATCAAGTAATTGtcggaccccccccccccccccccatacacacacacacacacacacacacacacacacacacaaaacctgcCTTTAGATTGCAAAATACAAATAAGGTGTACATGCTTGTGTAGTCTTGACAAgcttttattaattatatattttaaaatgttttcattgACGTTTGAAATTTGACTATAAAGTGACTATAAAATATTCATAACACGCAATAATTTTCACTGCCATTTTAGAGTTTTTCCATAGAAAATTAGGTCTATTTGACGCTAGCAAATGTGTCTTAATGTAGCCTATGCAGTTAACAGATGTTCCTCCTTTCTTTTGACAGAATAGCCTACTTTCgagaaattatttttgttttcatttttaccAGTTATTTCTaattctattattattattattattattattattattattattaggctatattattatagttttttattaggctatattattattgttattattattattattattattattagctgtTATCACTACTAGGCCTAGGCTACTATTATTATCCTATTATTATgtaatgtcatatttaattttctCAATTAAGATTCCGAGAAGCAAAGTTCCATTGAAAGTGGAGAAATCCGCCTGAACGGAAAGGGGAAAAAGATCCGCAAACCCCGCACGATCTACTCGAGCTTGCAGCTGCAGGCGCTCAACCAGCGCTTCCAGCAGACCCAGTACCTCGCGCTGCCGGAGCGCGCTGATCTGGCCGCCAAACTGGGTCTGACACAAACACAGGTATGTAGGCCTACATATGACACCACTGAATTAATGCAGAAAAACACCTCTGTCTTTACACCACGTGTAGACATTTCAAAAGAGAACAATTGTTTTAtaagatgattttttttctataaaCACCAGAAGGTTGATATGGTCTCTACAAGAAAAATACAAGAAATGTGAAGTCTTTAAGGTGAACTAAAAAGCAAAATGTTGGAGAGTAAAGTGCATTTCATCTTTGCGCCACGTTGCGCCTATTTGTTGGTAAATTATCGAGGGCATCGAATCACTTTTCGGACAAAGGAAAGAAataaaaggaaaagaaaaaacgCTGGAAATGCATTAGTTGTAGACCTCTCGCACATCATTATTGAAACGCTAATTTAATATATAAGTGATAAAAATTAAAACGATAATCTGGGAGATATGCATGCTACGGAATTGTTATGATAGCCTGCAGGGAAATTCAAATTATAGGCTCATAAATAACTTCGAGGTATGATAATAAGCCActcttaataatatttaataatttaattattatatagaatatatagaATAATACATAGATATAGAACAATATAGAAGGTTCTAATATGCTAATCAAAAGCATGGCAGCCACGTATGTTGCATAATGGTAATCATAAGTAGTTATTGCATTGGCTTATAAATGATAATCTGATGCACAATGCAGATCTATGGAATAGTCACTGCAGTGCGGATATGATGTTGTAGGCTACTAATCCTGTTCTGGCTGTGCAGCTCTGGTCTTTTTCTAACCAAAGGAGCATAGTCTCGGTGTTAACTGCAGTGTCCCGTAATTCTTCACATAAAGTggtctttttatattaaaacgAAGTTCGCATATGTCTTTAagtttaaatagcctacataTATGTACTAAGTAgcctataaataaatatagttgtcatatttttttgtattatatttagcAACATTTAATAACTTTCAGTATGTGTTTTCAAGTAGTGTCCATGCTACAGAAGCAAAACTCATAGTTTTAGCTGTTTAACTGAACCTGCATGGAAATTGATTTATTTAGGGGCCCATCAAAACATCTCCTGAAATTAAGTTAACATGGGCAGCAACATataataaattacaaaatatttatttagcaaacTTTTTCAAAGCCCATAATATGAAATAGAGAATATATATTGTTGTCTAGCCAACAGTGTGTCAGGACACTCATCTTGTTCCCCActtcactatccaaacttatGTGACCCACTTCACCTGACTTCACTCTATATTTCAATAACTGTACTGAAAGGACACGCTGAAGCTCTAGAAAAATTATAAACCATCCACCCACATTTTGAATCAATGCCTAACTcacaaaatacacaaaatacAAAGCCCTTTTTAGTTAAACAGTACTTCTTCATTGGGCACTTTCATATGATTTGTATTAAAAaccagaaggaaaaaaaaaacagatgtcagcttttttgtgtgtgtgtgtaatttaaatatcataTTAAAACAGTCGTATAAACCTTTTTTTAACCATGCATCCAATTATGTAGCAATACTTTTCAAAGAATTTGATATAGTTTGTATTATATTGAAAGTCTTGGTctgtaaatgtaataaaatacttacaatataaaaatatgaatgatttcatttcaaaaactaatgtatTCGTGTAGAGTGAAAGTGAAACAAAACTATTACAATATTTATActctgaaaaaacaaacaaacattttaacataattttaccCACAAGCaactattttttccccaaatacatatttattaatTACTTGGTTGACAAAGATGTTTGAGATTAAATCAAGGTTTATTGTCTTTTCCAATAAagcttttattttgttaaattatgCTTAAgacgtcacttccaccacatAATGCTATTAAACACAATATGTGGTTTGAGATGTGAGGAAACCAAAGTGTACAAATGTAACAGTGCCTCCTGTTTCAGATATGTCCATAATTGCACATCTTTAGtaggcaaattaaataaaagtttatttagtGGGTTTATTTTCTAATAAGTTAAAGAACCATCTAAATCTGTCAAAAATCCTTTCAGATAGAGAAGTATAAAGGAAGCATTTATGCTCTGAAGTGGTAAATATTTCCGATAAAATGATATGCTTTGTCGAAATAATTTGAATGCACTATTGATTCATTACAATTACAACCTATTCAGCAGTATATAAAGTAACTCAATGCTTTATATTTTGTGATTTATGCAGGTATGGCAATGCCTATTATAagcctttttattttattttttagtttgaattgtatttatttattttactctgTATTAACATCATGGTAGCCATAATAGATTTCCTAATGCCATTTATCCCCTCATAATAATATAAAGCACCTGATTAATACATTCTGACATTAACTTTATATTAATCCTAAAACTTAAATGagcattattaattaaaaattattacaactatttatattttatattatatgcacAATTATTTAGCATGTATTTAACCTCCAATTCAATAAAAACTCCCATATTTCTTTGATTAGAGTTATTGTTTTCTCCTGAGGACATATACAGATGATTCAGCAGAACAGACAAACGTTAAAGACGTGTGTTTATGTGGAGGTGTGTGGCCAGTTTGCAGTGCCAGATTACTCTTTATTAGCAACTGCGGCTCTGTCATCGCTGCAGTTAAAGAGGGCTGAATGTTGCCTCTGGCACCTGCTCCTGCCTTTTAGTCCAGGCAGCTCATTTAATCTATTTTctgacaataataataatgcagatTTAGATTGTATTAAAAAATGGAATCACCATTTGACAGAGGAGCTCGAAATGCAGCAAAAGGTACATCGTGTATAagtctaaattaaaataattattttgggTGTCAGTGTGCATGAGAAAGCATTAAACGGGTAATTGCAGTTTAATCCATCTTAAAAGTCTCTTGGAAAACATTACTTTAATTATGTCTCATTATAGAAGATGTTAAGCTCTGTGGGTGTCGCTGGTTTATAAAATTCATTGTAAATTCACAATAAGCATGAATTTTCCACATTATGGTAACACAATTAAGAAAGTAAAAACCCGAAGAATAATATCAAGAGTTGTTTATATCATATATTATTGAAAAGGCATGCACAAGTTTGGAGAGTTCTGGGTAAAAAGTTGGACTGTTCACAAAAAACAGCAATaatgtttggagttttgctgcATCCAAAGAACTGTCAAGCTTTTCCCCCTTCTCACTTGCAGCCGGCTGAAGGCGTGCTGGTGTTGGCAGAAACCCTGCTGTACCACAAAAAATCTTGCTGAATCAAAGCTGGCAAATATCACACTTTAAACTTCTGAACAATTCTGAAAATCAGTGTCTGTAGAGCTCAGCGAAAATGAATACAACtaaaaatgtttacattaaaaaacttGAAATCTGTTCAAGTTAAATGACCTTAAATAGTAAAAAACTGAATTACGTTTAACAGAACTACATgccattttttgtttaaaaaatgtactgtTGAAATCTGCATTTAACAAGGTAACACACCTTTATAGTAAAATGTGATTTCAATTAAAATAGTACTTTTTATAAATAAGTTACTTCATAAATTACAATTGAAAAAAGCCCTGGTTAATAAAATATACACTGTTATGCAATTCCATAATGTCTGAATCATCACCAtatacacactctaaaaaattctgggtataaaacaacccaatgttgggtcaaatatggactaacccagcaattgggttgttttaacccagcgattgggttgtcttaagcaaatatttaacccaaacgcagggttaaaacaacccaatcgctgggttaaaacaacccaattgctgggttagtccatatttgacccaacattgggttaaaacaacccagcattttttagagtacaTATCAGTGCTTATTGTTCtacatttattttgataattCCTTCCAATCCTGCTTGACTTGTGTGTTATTgaacaataaaacatttgctttaCACTGTGCATTAAACAGTTGAAAGCACAAATTTTAATCCAAATGCAAATGTTGCAGGTAAAGATATGGTTCCAGAACAAGCGTTCCAAGTACAAAAAGATAATGAAGCATGGCTCAAGCGGACCGGAAGGAGAACACCTTCAAGCGGCTTCTGCCTCGGGACCACCGTGTTCACCAGGAATGCCGCCCCTGTGGGATGTTTCCATGTCAAGCAAAGGTGCCCCCATCCACTCTGGAGGATATATGAACTCTTTTGGACACTGGTACCCTGGTCATCACCAAGACCCAATGGCCAGAACTCAGATGATGTGATGGGGGATTAGGGTTGTCTACAGAGCACTCTTCAGCACTCTTTACTCACAGTCAAATGTTCTTCAAGTTCCTCCTCAGTGTTTTCGTCATGAAGATTTACAGTgctgacattttcatttttttgcttGCAGGTTTTTatggtggattttttttaaagactgaATAGACAGCCTAAACTTGGATTTTGTAAActcttttaataaaatgcaatCGTCTGACTGCCTTGAATGTCTATCCTATATCTCAAAGCTTTCAACCTCAGTCATTCTTTCTTCAATCTATTTCATATTATTTTCATATACTATTTGGAATATTTGCAAATATTTCATTTTCATATGAAATCTTGCTTTCTCAGTTTGACCCTTTCATTAATCTCCACATTAAAGTGCTGAATATTTCATTGGCAAGaagttcatttttaattttaggaAAATATATCTATAGTTTATCATTTATAGTATATAATTTATAGTAAAAGTTTTCATGTGCCTGCAGTGTGatacaaataaatcaaaatacaaaataattaaatataaaagagaatttaaaaaaaaactataaaatagcCTAACTAACAAAAGTAGGCTTAAAACAATTAGATGGAATGTAGCATGGCATGCCACAGGACAAGTGGACTTCATCTCAAAAGTCCAAAAAATGTAATCTTATGGGTGATATATTCCACTTGATTTATTCCCTGTTCATAACACGAGACTCTCTGATGCCACCTAGCGGTTTGAAAACACGCCACGATAGCATTGAGTGTTGGACTGAAGTTAGCTCTCTCTAGGcctaacaaacaaaaacaactaaCAGACTAATGTGAGCAGCTTTAGTATTATGTTGAGCTGGATACTGACCTCTGGACTAAAAACATAAGTCCATTTTTTTAATACTCTAGATAAGATGACACAATGAAGATGGAAATGGATTACAAAAATCACTTCTTCAGCATTGAGGCCGAGGATCAAGATTGTCTACTTGAAAGGCAATTTATCTTCAGCTAAACATGACAGACTATGAAGTGTCTGTTCAACAGCTCAATGATCTGTTGACAGATGAAAACGGAGACTTCTGTATGCCCtccaaacattttaatgaagTCTACCCCGGGATACTCCTAGGAAATGAGTAAGTCTTCACATAGCCTACAGATATGTAGTGGGTGGATTATTTTCTTACAATAGCCTATAGCAACattgctcaataaacatttacattttgcaGTTGTGTGTTTAGCTTTTCCTGTCTGATAAGCTAATATTCAAAACACGATCTTGTGTCTTGTTGCAAATCCCCACGGGCAAGGCTTTAAATAAACATGGCCTATTTTCCATGTGGGAAGGGCGCCCCCTTATGCTCGACACACTTACAAACTAACTGAGAGACTGAAAAAGAGGCTGTTACATTACACCTGTATCTCAACAGGTCTGTAGCCACAAATGTAACACGTTTGCATCAGCTGGGAGTGACACATATCCTCAATGCTGCAGAAGGCCAGTCGGACATGCACGTGAACACGGATGCAGAGTTCTACGCAGACACTGGGATTATCTACCATGGGATACCAGCCTTTGACACTGACCATTTTGACCTCAGCGTATATTTTGAAGAGGCTTCTAATTTCATTGAAAGAGCTCTGGCAATGAAAGGTGGGAGGAGTCTTGGTAAAAAGAAGTACCTACTTTTAAATGTGTATCTTATTTCTCATCTCTAATTAATAATGAATCATCAGTTCATTTCCTCAGTTTTCTTTTTTCAGTGTTCCTTTTCAACTAATTTGTTGTTTAGCAATATCAaccttaaaggggtagttcaccccaaaatgaagtctcatcatttactcatcatacaag encodes:
- the dusp3b gene encoding dual specificity protein phosphatase 3b isoform X2, which encodes MTDYEVSVQQLNDLLTDENGDFCMPSKHFNEVYPGILLGNESVATNVTRLHQLGVTHILNAAEGQSDMHVNTDAEFYADTGIIYHGIPAFDTDHFDLSVYFEEASNFIERALAMKGKVYVHCQKGYSRSAALVIAHLMLQHSMDVRAAVATVREKREIGPNDGFLRQLCQLNDCLEGKGRLGV
- the dlx4a gene encoding homeobox protein Dlx4a, whose protein sequence is MTMTSLSESLVTSDPSKSAFLEFSHGYQSHQQHSPGVSHAHYPVHGLHQGAHSQYDAAFSSGAASYGRPLSYHYPSAHHHPGAYLPYQHNSAVGHSRVEDADSEKQSSIESGEIRLNGKGKKIRKPRTIYSSLQLQALNQRFQQTQYLALPERADLAAKLGLTQTQVKIWFQNKRSKYKKIMKHGSSGPEGEHLQAASASGPPCSPGMPPLWDVSMSSKGAPIHSGGYMNSFGHWYPGHHQDPMARTQMM
- the dusp3b gene encoding dual specificity protein phosphatase 3b isoform X1; its protein translation is MTDYEVSVQQLNDLLTDENGDFCMPSKHFNEVYPGILLGNESVATNVTRLHQLGVTHILNAAEGQSDMHVNTDAEFYADTGIIYHGIPAFDTDHFDLSVYFEEASNFIERALAMKGGRSLGKVYVHCQKGYSRSAALVIAHLMLQHSMDVRAAVATVREKREIGPNDGFLRQLCQLNDCLEGKGRLGV